The nucleotide sequence AATTACAGGTTGTGCAAATCAGCTATTgcatctaaaatatcatcaaatgATAGTCTTATAAAAAAGGATAATACTTTTGATTTTGAACTGCGCAAAGAGATGGCTATATAATTGAAGTTCTTTTATTATGGTTTACCCACTAGTTAAATCAGTCAATGAACTATGCCTCAAACACAAACAAGTTAGGGTCAACAGTATGAATCCTCTATATATTATATGCTCTAGATGGGCTAATTTTATTCCAACATTGGTAAGTAATTTGTCATTCAGGGCAAATTGGACGTTCTAAAAGAATACACTCATACCTACCAGACTTAGTGTAAGTGTAACAACAATTAAGCCTTCGCGTGAGTTTAAATCTACCCTGTTCTTTTTAGCACCTTCAATCACCGTAATATTTTTGTTACCATTATCAAAAAAAATCACCATAATATTTCACCCGCTAACTGGTCCAATTCAAGGTATGTTGAATCATTTCGGGTAACCATCTCTGTCTTACTTCTTATATTAAATCTGTTAATTTTAAAAGTGTTTCTCCATAGTTCCAGCTTTGGTTATCTCCCTTGCTAGTTTGATCAATTAACACAATATCATCTACCAATAGCATGCACAGTGAAACCTTATATGGCATGTATTTGGTTAGCTCATCTATAATTAGGGTGCACTAGGATTAAAGGGATATCCTCACAGTAATGGGAAGCTTCTGTCTATCTCTTTCCGCTATTTTTACACTTGTGATATTTTATGCTATTTATATAAGACCTTAAAACATTAAAAACTTTGTAGATGTTCCAGATTTTGTTGGATATGCCGAATTCCAACAAAGGGCTCACATGGGACCATTTTGGTAGTTAAAAGGTTTAGTTGAGTCTAAAACTAATTGAAGGTATGTCAGACTTATCAAAAGTTGAAGAGCTGCCAAATTAATTGCTGTTTCTAATCCTGTGGTTTTCTCTCATGAAGAGAAGAGGAGGTGAAGGCAATAACAACTGTAGGAATTGAGTCAGAAGGCAAATTGCCAAACCAGAACTTTCATTCTTAATTAGCTTGCTTCAGCTTTGTCATAATTGCTCAAAGCCTTTCGGAATGCTTTCCAATAGGATAAGCAGATGACCTAGAGTAGGGTTTCTTCCTCTAAAGCAATTTATTTTTGGTTATGATGTCATTTTgatactcttttttttatttgaaaatgacCTTCACTTTTTGTaacccgaaaaataatttttgtgccCTTTCTACTCGGTGAAGTAATGATGAGCTTACATATTGCTCCTTTTCAGGGATGGTCCATTGCTGGTGGTTGCATCTGGAAGAGATACGATCTCAATAACTAGCTCCATTAAAAGATTGGCATCTGATAATGTTTTCGTTGTCCAGGTATGAAACCTGATGCTCCCGCTGTGGAACATGTTTTTTCTTCTGCAGATCGTTGTAGTTGAAAGTCCATTTCACCTCTTCACATTTTTATCTTTtccccatttttttttaaaaaaatatattttttggtgGTGAGATTGGTGGCTGGACAATATCTCAAATGACATTTCAGTGGCAATGATGAAATAACTGGAGAGTTTTTAGTACCActagagatatttggtaacacACCTGCAATAATTCTAAGTCCCTGTTATGGAGGTGACCAGCATTTTTGGGAAGAAGGCATTTGTTTTAACAACAGACAGCTGGAATCCTATGAACTGCTTGTATCTAGAGGGACTAAGGACATATCAGTTTTGTTCAAATAGGGTTGGTTGAAGCATCTTAATTAATAGCCTAACTATGAATGACTTAAAGGTTTACCGAACTAGGTCTAAATTATCTTGAAGATCTGCAGTGTAACCCTGGATGGTTAAAAGACAAGGTTACAAGAAACAAATTTATGTTTCTTAACACAGTTGAAACCCATGATCTCTTTCTTTGTAATTGCCTGtttatttctttacttgtttGATTTTAGTGCCCACTGAAATCCTCTTTTTGCTGTCTAATATAAAAATAGTTTCTATCGCGCCACCCTTCTTCCCTAAAAGTTGTTTAATTCTTGCTTTTGGACAACTTATTTATCTATGAACTTTCATCTACCGGGGGGTTGTGGGGTGAAGAATTTGATGACAAGTAGATCATGCTTCATGCTCTATAACAACATCCATTTCTTTTAGTATGCATATATTCAGATGAGAAATATGCGATTTAGTCTTGCgagttctttttatttttttatttgataagTTAGTTTAGTCCTGTAGTTTCTTACTGGTTGCCTATTAGAGACTAAATTTTTGAGAAATCCTTTTGGCTTATTAAGTAAATTTGTATAGCTGCCTTGTTTCTTTTCAAGTGACTGATACTTTAGGAGTGATAGATATACTCCTGATAAGGATAATCGTAGTTGATGTTAGCTATAGACTATAGAGGAACCAAAATGGCGAAGAAGAAATTAGGCTGCAAGTCCATTAAAACTCCTCTTACTGAATGTGCACAAGTCACTGACTAGAGACTTCTGAAGCATTTGTGTCCAGATCTTTTCAACAAAGTACTGGTTGACTCATGAAGGATTCCTCAATTTTAGGATCTGCTAATGATAGCTGCTGTCTTCCTGTTTAGCTTGCAAAGAAAGCTGTTAATACATATTTGGCCAATAAATCATTTATTCTTTTGTAAAGTCTTGAATAATTTTGGGTTTGGAGAAGAAAATCTCATTTATTTGCCTCTGCTGCATTTCAACTTCAGATTCAGCATCCAAGGTCCCGTTTGGATAGATTCGACTTGGTAATCACGCCCAAGCATGACTATTATCCTTTAACTCCTCAAGGAAAGGAACAAGTTCCTCGTTTTCTGCACAAGTGGATAACACCCCATGAACCACCTGATAAGCATGTTGTAGGTATCCTCAACATTTATATAAAGTTTTAGCATGCAATATGTAGTATATTTCTGAGTTGAGAGCTGTTGTATCTAAACTGGTTCATTTCTGGGCTGTGCCTGTGTTTTCTGTAAAGGTACTTACAGTAGGAGCTCTACATCAAGTTGATTTTAGTGCACTTAGAGCTGCAGCTATCGCCTGGCATGAAGAGTTTGCACCTTTGCCAAAGCCGTTACTGGTGGTCAACATTGGAGGCCCTACAAGTACGATATTTCTTCAGTCCAAATCACTTATTTCCATCCATTGCAAAATTAAATTTCGTAACTTCTTTGTGTTAAAGAAGGGAAAGTATGAAAAGACAAGGCTGAGATCACATGAGATATGGTATTACAGCATATGAAAAATGGCATGAGATGTGGATAGGAATGTATgatgtagaattttgaagtaTTTAATGGTTATGCTGATGGACGCGAAATTTGTAATGTAGAAAGAATTTAGTAGAAACTGGTCCCTCTGCTATTGTGTGTAGTTCCATATGAATCTTAGGCTACAGCATTAGCTGTAGTGGAGTCAATCATCTAACTTGAGTGGGTAAGAACAACTGAATGAGATCATTGAAAAGAAAACTTCTTCTATGTCAAGGATCCAAGTTTTCTAATGTAGATTTAGTGCTTTTTAATTCTTGCTGCTCAACATCTGCTTGAGTGGACTTTTAATCTTTATGCATGGATATTGCTTGGTTCCTAGTTTTAGGATACTTGTAACCAAGTTTTGTGCTTTTATATTGTTGCTGCTCAACATCTGCTAGAGTGGACTGTTCTTTATCTTCATAACTATAACTGGGTTTCATATTGCTTGGTTCGCTATTGTATGTTCCAATCTTTACTAAATGATTGTCGTTCCTTTTCAATTGGCTAATATCTGTATAGATTAATCATCTTTATTTCATGTGTTGCATGTTATTCGTCGACCTCCCGCAAAAAAATCTTGTTTTTGTACCTTCAGTAATTAAATGCCTCGGAAAACTAAGACATGTATGGGAATTCATGAAATTTCATCAGCACTGTCGAGTATGATTTATTTTGTTCTTTGTCTACCTTCACCGCTACGTTCCTGTGTATACAACTTATATCCTTCCTGGATTATTATTAGGATACTGCAGGTATGGGTCAGACCTTGTTAAGCAATTAACAGCCTCCCTTCACAATGTTCTTGCGAGCTGCGGGACCATAAGAATATCGTTCTCCAGAAGGACACCAGCGAAGGTACTTTTTACAGATTGTATTTCAAATTATAACAAGTGGCAACATGTTTACTGCGTCTGATGCTCTGAGCCTTGTTGACTTCTTGTAGCATTCCTATATCGTGGTCAAAGAGCTTGGTGTGGATCCAAAAGTATACATTTGGAAtggtgaaggtgattcaagacAGAATTTTTCTGATTAGTTTGTGTAATTATAGGTTTATTTGAAGGATAATCTAATGGACATATTTTCTTATATCTTCAGAGCCAAATCCACACATGGGGCATCTGGCTTGGGCGGATGCTTTTGTCATCACAGCAGATTCAGTTAGCATGTTGAGTGAGGCTTGCAGTACTGGGTATGCCTGAATCAGCTCAGCAGTTGTTTATGATCTAGTATTTCTGTACAtgtttttccttaaaaatttatTGTGATTCATACTTTATTTCCCAGGAAGCCTGTGTATGTAGTTGGAGCTGAACGCTGTACGTGGAAGCTCACAGATTTCCACAAGACACTCAGAGAGAGGGGACTGACTAGGCCATTTACAGGACTTGAGGATGTAAGAATCCCTTACTCTTTTCCTTCTTTACAGCTAAAATTGGGCAAGCTATAGCTTGGAAATTCGGTGTGTATGTCTTTATGATCTAACCTGGTGGTTCTCACACACAGTAGTTGATTACTGTGATGAGATTCTGCCATGCAGAAAGGGAAGATTGTTCTTCAAAACAAGCATGCCTAGACAATTCTAGGTGCTTGTGTGTCCAAACTTTTCTGTTCTTGTCAGTACGATAACTTGGGCTTCACCAGTTGGTGGTTAATTTAGAACGTGATTGGTGTGTTTATTCTTCTGTGCTTACGTGACATTGTTTCTTTGAGTGAGAAATAATGATAAGTCGCCTGAATAGTGTGTTTTGAAAGTGAGCTTTACTGGAAGACATCTGGATTGCTTATGCTGGAACTGTTCTTTATATGGATCCCAGTTGtcttctttgtttattttcttcaTCTAGAATTTGGTATGAAATGATTAGGAAAAAAACGAAATAGTGAAATTATTAATAACTGGATGCAACTACTCTCTACCTTCTCAAGGTAGGAGTAAGGTTTGCGTATACACTATCCTCCCAGACCCCACATGTGGAATTACATTGGGtttattgtttctgttgttgttgttgttgtaaaaggCGTTTTCGGGGTGAGGCGCATCAAAAATGCCCcgaggcgatggtgtggggcgaaattCTCAAGAGGCGTATGCCCAACAATTCGGGGCGTATGCCCAACAATTCGGGGCGTACGCCCAGGCATTCGCCGGCGTTTGAGGCGCGTTTTTAtagtgaggcgtaagccccatagactttttcaaattaaaataaaatttgttgaataagtccttcatataatacccaaattctcaaaagtgagcttgtaattactcaaaagttttaaaaaggaactgaaatgtattaaatttaaaagtcaagaccttttttattgatcgAAGCTCTAATTTATGGTCTTTCCGAATTTtaatcttgtccgctagtctgctaatatctcccaaaagcaacgaatattcatttttttttacaaatacaaagagaacttcattttccttcatagcagcaagttcaaagttcaaattgcagatTAGTcctcctttttgttcctccatgtagaaaattttattcttttcaactcaagttacttgtgcttttaagtagcgtataatagactagttttttgtggggatgaagcaaatatatatatatatatatatatatatataatttttttattttacatatttatagttttcttcaatttttatgcaattttacatgtttataaatatttactgtaattatattattttataaaatattaaaaattaaatacctatggggcttacgcctcgctgaggcatatgtaaaatgtctcgccttacgcccacgccttttaaaacactgatgaTATATAACTAATTGAGTAAAATAGCGTTAATCATTAGGCATGGTATTGTTATATATGActagataatgtaaataaaagcaatttaatTGCTGAgaaattgttttttaaaaaaacttgtctatttgaaaagaaaaaaacaccAAGTTGTGAAAGCAAATGGAAATTAAGTTGAAGTACTAATATATTGTAGACATCAAAGTAGCTCTAAAATTAAATTGGTACCATTGTAAAATGTTTAAACGGAGAATCATATCCAGTGCAGATTTATATAGCCAACACCAACTTGTTTGAAACTCAAGCGTAGTTGTTGTAACCAATGTAAAGTGTTGAATGTAACAAATGATGTACATGCAATCTTTTTAAGCATCAGCTGAACTAATCATTGTATAAGCAATAAAAAGTTAGCTATGAATAGAACATGTAGTATGTTAGATTTCATTGATTCCCTGCAAGCATAGGTTTGACACTGCataattctttcctttttttgtgTGCAAGGTCTCCTGACACTTGTAGAGACTTAGCACGAGCTTGGTGCTTGGCAATTCTCCTTTTCAATTTGCAAGCTACttacattcttttaaaaaaaaagttaactTTGAATAGGCACTAATAAAATTGGTAATAAATGTGTTTCAAAAAATTTCCAttcatttaaacaaataattaaaaaagtCAGCTTCATAATTATAATTATTTTGAGTGAACAGTAGACAGTAAATTAATTCAAAGCCTTGGTTGGTTGGACAAGGAGagttaggcctcatttgtttttattaagattaagatgtctgaatctgaatacatatCTGAATATTAATgtgtgtattaagattaaaacaTCTGAATCTGAGTGATTATAGTGGTGGTTGTGGTGATTGGTGATTGTTGTGGTAATGACGGTTGGTTGTGATGGTTGAAAATGATGGTTGGTGGTAGTGACAACTGGTGTTTGGCAAGCATAGGTTTGACACTACATaattccttcctttttttttttgtgtggaaGGTCTCCTAATACTTGTAGAGACTTAGCACGAGCTTGTGCTAGGCAATTCTCCTTTTCAATTTACAAGCTACttacattcttttaaaaaaagttaACTATGAATAAGCACTAATAAAATTGGTAATAAATGTGTTTCAAAAAATTTCCAttcatttaaacaaataatttaaaAAGTCAGCTTCATGATTATAATTATTTTGAGTGAACAAAAGAAAGTAAATTAATTCAGGGCCTTGGTTGGTTGGACAAGGAGAGTTAGGCCCCATTTGtttttattaagattaagacatctgatTCTGAATACATATCTGAATATTAATATGCGTATTAAGATTAAAatgtctgaatctgaatacacatctgaatattaagatgttatattaagatctgaatactaaataatTAAGACTGTTTGTTTTCTCTACATCTGTTTGTGTAAAacttgtcttgattttaaaattaataagtataaattcaaattaaatagtactaattaatctaatattatattaataaaatattttttaaaattatatggTGGTTGGTGGTGATGATAGCTAGCAATGATAATTGTGGGTGTGGAGTGGGTAGTGATTGGTGGTGGTGTTGGTTGATAGTCGTGATTATGGGCAAATGGTGGATGATAGTAATAATTATCGGTGGTTGTGACTGATAACAATGATGAGTGATTATAGTGGTGGTTGTGGTGATTGGTGATTGTTGTGGTAATGGTGGTTGGTGGTAGTGACAACTGGTGTTTGTGCTTCGCACTGGTGGTAGTTATGGTTGAGGATGGTGGTAATGGGTGGTGGGTAATGGTTGATGGTAGTCTATAATGGTGGGGGAAGCGATAGCAGTGGTGATGATGATTAGTGGTGGAAGTGTAGGAGTAATATAtatcatttttatataaattcttgaatGTATAACATCTTAATGATATTAAGACTACGTTATATATCTTAATGGTTAAGATCTATTCAGACCTATTAAGTGGttgtaaaattaaaaaacaaaccGACTTCATggttaagatctgaataattaagattcagatcTAAAAAATAAACGCACTTAATAACTGAGATCTGAGTGATTAAGATTGAAACCTCCATtaaatgcaaacaaatgaggccttaatCTCCTATAGAATTCAGCATAGAGCCATAGAAATTATTTAGACCTCTCTTTTATAATAAAACTCAATAGATATCCTCTTTGGTTTAAGAAATATCTGATCTCTCTCTTGTGGCattaaagagagagagagatttaggGGTGAGTGGGGGGATGAGGATGGAGAAACAGGGCTAGGTGGGGAGTGGCTGGGTGAAGTTTGCATGAAGGAGGTGCTTGGAACTTTCCCCtcctttttgttatttatttattgagcTTTGTGGTTTTATAATATTAGAACTGTAAGGAAGCAGTCGGAATAATGGGGTAGGGAGGAGGAGGTTAATCTAATGAAACATTATACTGGTGGGGAGCTCATTGATATTTATCAAATCAGAAGGCATATTCAGTTTTTAAACTAGAGGGCGGCGTTAAGTAATTGATCCAATAGTTAAAACCGTTGAGTGTTAAGAATTGTACAGGAATAACACTActctataaaaaaatataaaactacaTCAAATATAATTAGGATGAAAGCAATCATTTAGTGAGACAAGAGATCATATTAAGTaccttttttaattttaaatggcTCAATGAATAAAAAGTGACTTAACAACTTCAccgtctttttatttttgtttatttaaagcTTAAGTCGGAAAAAGAGAACATGTGTAAATGCTGctaagaagaaaagaaacatgAACAGGCCCCGGGAACTTGGAGTGTGAGGTGATTGCTGGTGTGGGCCAGGTGAGGGAAAAGGAAAGGAATATTGGTTGGAGGTGGTTGTTGGTGTGAAAATTAATTTCTCTTATCAGAAGGTTGCTACTATTCATGAATGCAAAGAGTTGAGAAGGGGAAATCCTTGAGTTGTTTTTGGGATGTCCAGAGACCTGGAAGTTTTACTCTGAAAACGAGACATGAAAATTAGTGCAGGAAGATATGAGATGTGACTCAGTTTTTCACTTTTTGGCATCCTTGCTGAATTATTCAGTCCTCAACCGATAATGGCTCCTAAATTTGACAAAGGATTTTCTGTCCTCTGGTTTTATTATGCAATAATAATGGATACTTTAGGGTGTTTAGACATTCTTTCTTCGTAAGTTGCACGATGGTTGGTAGATATACTGTTGTCCGTTGTGCTGCAATCAGTTGGTAGTCTGAAAGAGTGCTGGGCCTTGTAGTTCAATGAGGAGGTTCCAGTTTCCAAAATTTGCTCCCTGATGACTTCTCTTAGTCGAGAATGGTTAGGTCACATCCAGGGACCTGCCAAATACCTATCATCCCGACTGAGAACCTCATGACCCAACATAGGCTCTTGGTCATGGACC is from Nicotiana tabacum cultivar K326 chromosome 18, ASM71507v2, whole genome shotgun sequence and encodes:
- the LOC107786291 gene encoding mitochondrial fission protein ELM1, encoding MKPIRLPEPPASPRRMGGVPDIFEGGVHGVIRRAVIIGTGFPASENQSIGLVQALGLSDKHTLYRVTRPRGGVNEWLHWLPVSLHKRLYYIISQICRLLLRSRARKLGPFPWENGGNAGLSSILEADVKSIVRMARETFEKDGPLLVVASGRDTISITSSIKRLASDNVFVVQIQHPRSRLDRFDLVITPKHDYYPLTPQGKEQVPRFLHKWITPHEPPDKHVVLTVGALHQVDFSALRAAAIAWHEEFAPLPKPLLVVNIGGPTRYCRYGSDLVKQLTASLHNVLASCGTIRISFSRRTPAKHSYIVVKELGVDPKVYIWNGEEPNPHMGHLAWADAFVITADSVSMLSEACSTGKPVYVVGAERCTWKLTDFHKTLRERGLTRPFTGLEDMSESWSYPPLNDTATAASRVNEALAERGWKIKA